A window of the Neofelis nebulosa isolate mNeoNeb1 chromosome 13, mNeoNeb1.pri, whole genome shotgun sequence genome harbors these coding sequences:
- the SMC3 gene encoding structural maintenance of chromosomes protein 3 isoform X2: MATAPDSQRLKLLREVAGTRVYDERKEESISLMKETEGKREKINELLKYIEERLHTLEEEKEELAQYQKWDKMRRALEYTIYNQELNETRAKLDELSAKRETSGEKSRQLRDAQQDARDKMEDIERQVRELKTKISAMKEEKEQLSAERQEQIKQRTKLELKAKDLQDELAGNSEQRKRLLKERQKLLEKIEEKQKELAETEPKFNSVKEKEERGIARLAQATQERTDLYAKQGRGSQFTSKEERDKWIKKELKSLDQAINDKKRQIAAIHKDLEDTEANKEKNLEQYNKLDQDLNEVKARVEELDRKYYEVKNKKDELQSERNYLWREENAEQQALAAKREDLEKKQQLLRAATGKAILNGIDSINKVLDHFRRKGINQHVQNGYHGIVMNNFECEPAFYTCVEVTAGNRLFYHIVDSDEVSTKILMEFNKMNLPGEVTFLPLNKLDVRDTAYPETNDAIPMISKLRYNPRFDKAFKHVFGKTLICRSMEVSTQLARAFTMDCITLEGDQVSHRGALTGGYYDTRKSRLELQKDVRKAEEELGELEAKLNENLRRNIERINNEIDQLMNQMQQIETQQRKFKASRDSILSEMKMLKEKRQQSEKTFMPKQRSLQSLEASLHAMESTRESLKAELGTDLLSQLSLEDQKRVDALNDEIRQLQQENRQLLNERIKLEGIITRVETYLNENLRKRLDQVEQELNELRETEGGTVLTATTSELEAINKRVKDTMARSEDLDNSIDKTEAGIKELQKSMERWKNMEKEHMDAINHDTKELEKMTNRQGMLLKKKEECMKKIRELGSLPQEAFEKYQTLSLKQLFRKLEQCNTELKKYSHVNKKALDQFVNFSEQKEKLIKRQEELDRGYKSIMELMNVLELRKYEAIQLTFKQVSKNFSEVFQKLVPGGKATLVMKKGDVEGSQSQDEGEGSGESERGSGSQSSVPSVDQFTGVGIRVSFTGKQGEMREMQQLSGGQKSLVALALIFAIQKCDPAPFYLFDEIDQALDAQHRKAVSDMIMELAVHAQFITTTFRPELLESADKFYGVKFRNKVSHIDVITAEMAKDFVEDDTTHG; this comes from the exons ATGGCCACAGCACCAGATTCTCAGAGACTAAAACTATTAAGAGAAGTAGCTGGTACTAGAGTGTATGATGAACGAAAAGAAGAAAGCATATCTTTAAtgaaagaaacag aggGCAAACGCGAAAAAATCAATGAGTTGTTAAAATACATTGAAGAGAGATTACATAccttagaagaagaaaaggaagaactgGCTCAATATCAGAAGTGGGATAAAATGAGACGAGCCCTGGAATATACCATTTACAATCAGGAACTTAATGAGACTCGTGCTAAACTTGATGAG ctTTCTGCTAAGCGAGAGACTAGTGGGGAAAAATCCAGACAATTAAGAGATGCGCAGCAGGATGCGAGAGATAAAATGGAG GATATTGAACGTCAAGTTAGAgagctgaaaacaaaaatttcagctatgaaagaagaaaaggagcagCTCAGCGCTGAAAGACAAGAACAAATTAAGCAGAGGACGAAGTTGGAGCTTAAAGCCAAGGACTTACAAGATGAATTGGCTGGCAATAGTGAACAAAGG AAACGCTTATTAAAAGAGAGGCAGAAGCTGcttgaaaaaatagaagaaaagcagaaagaactGGCAGAAACAGAACCTAAATTCAACagtgtgaaagaaaaagaagagcgaGGAATTGCTCG ATTGGCCCAAGCTACCCAGGAAAGAACAGATCTTTATGCAAAGCAAGGTCGAGGAAGCCAGTTTACATCaaaagaagaaagggataaatggattaaaaaggaACTCAAGTCGTTAGATCAGGCTATTAATGACAAGAAAAGACAGATTGCTGCTATCCATAAGGATCTGGAAGACACTGAggcaaataaagagaaaaacctgGAGCAATACAAT aaACTGGATCAGGATCTTAATGAAGTCAAAGCTCGAGTAGAAGAACTGGACAGAAAATACtatgaagtaaaaaataagaaagatgaattacaaagtgaaagaaa TTATTTGTGGAGAGAGGAGAATGCAGAACAGCAAGCGCTTGCTGCTAAAAGAGAAGATCTTGAAAAGAAACAGCAACTTCTTAGAGCAGCAACAGGAAAG GCTATTTTAAATGGAATAGACAGCATAAACAAAGTACTGGACCACTTTCGTAGGAAAGGAATAAACCAGCATGTTCAAAATGGCTATCACGGCATTGTGATGAATAACTTCGAATGTGAGCCTGCTTTCTACACATGCGTGGAAGTCACTGCGGGCAACAG GTTATTTTATCACATTGTTGATTCGGATGAAGTCAGCACGAAGATTTTGATGGAGTTCAATAAAATGAATCTTCCTGGAGAGGTCACTTTTCTGCCTCTTAACAAGTTAGATGTCAGGGATACTGCCTATCCTGAGACCAAT gATGCTATTCCTATGATAAGTAAACTGAGGTACAATCCCAGATTTGACAAAGCTTTCAAACACGTGTTTGGGAAAACACTTATTTGTCGTAGCATGGAAGTTTCAACCCAGCTAGCACGTGCTTTCACTATGGACTGCATTACCCTGGAAG GTGACCAAGTCAGTCATCGGGGTGCTCTCACTGGAGGTTATTACGACACAAGGAAATCTAGACTTGAACTGCAGAAAGATGTTAGAAAAGCAGAAGAAGAACTAGGTGAGCTTGAAGCAAAGCTCAATGAAAACCTTCgcagaaatattgaaa GGATTAATAATGAAATTGATCAGTTGATGAACCAAATGCAGCAGATAGAGACGCAGCAAAGGAAATTTAAAGCATCTCGAGATAGCATATTATCAGAAATGAAGATGCTCAAAGAGAAGAGGCAGCAGTCAGAGAAAACCTTTATGCCAAAG CAACGTAGCTTACAAAGTTTGGAGGCAAGTTTGCATGCTATGGAGTCCACCAGAGAATCATTGAAAGCAGAACTAGGAACGGACTTGCTTTCTCAACTTAGTCTGGAAGATCAGAAGAGAGTAGATGCACTCAATGATGAAATTCGTCAACTTCAGCAG gaaaacagacagttgctgaatgaaagaattaaattagaaggTATTATTACTCGAGTGGAGACATACCTGAATGAGAATTTGAGAAAACGCTTGGACCAAGTGGAACAG GAACTTAATgaactgagagagacagaagggggtACTGTTCTCACTGCTACAACTTCAGAACTTGAAGCAATCaataaaagagtaaaagataCTATGGCACGATCAGAAG atTTGGACAATTCCATTGATAAAACAGAAGCTGGAATTAAGGAGCTTCAGAAGAGTATGGAACGctggaaaaatatggaaaaagaacaCATGGATGCTATAAATCATGATACTAAGGAACTGGAAAAGATGACAAATCGACAAGGCATGCtgctgaagaagaaagaagagtgcATGAAGAAAATTCGTGAACTTGGGTCACTTCCCCAGGAAGCATTTGAAAAGTACCAGACGCTGAGCCTCAAACAG CTGTTTCGAAAACTTGAACAGTGCAACACAGAATTGAAGAAGTACAGCCATGTTAACAAAAAAGCTTTAGATCAGTTTGTAAATTTCTCTgagcaaaaagaaaagttaataaaacGACAAGAAGAATTGGATAGGGGATACAAATCAATCATGGAACTGATGAATGTACTTGAACTTCGAAAATATGAAGCTATTCAGTTAACTTTCAAACAG GTATCTAAGAACTTCAGTGAAGTATTCCAGAAATTGGTACCTGGTGGCAAAGCTACTTTGGTGATGAAGAAAGGAGACGTGGAGGGCAGTCAGTCTCAGGATGAAGGAGAAGGAAGCGGTGAAAGTGAGAGGGGTTCTGGGTCACAAAGCAGTGTCCCATCAGTCGACCAGTTCACTGGAGTTGGAATTAGG GTATCATTTACAGGAAAACAAGGCGAAATGAGAGAAATGCAACAGCTTTCCGGTGGACAGAAATCCTTGGTAGCTCTTGCTCTGATTTTTGCCATTCAGAAATGTGACCCAGCTCCTTTTTACCTGTTTGATGAGATTGACCAGGCTCTGGATGCCCAGCACAGAAAGGCTGTGTCAG aTATGATTATGGAACTTGCCGTACATGCACAATTTATTACAACTACTTTTAGGCCTGAACTGCTTGAGTCAGCTGACAAATTCTATGGTGTAAAGTTTAGAAATaag GTTAGTCATATTGATGTGATCACAGCAGAGATGGCCAAAGACTTTGTAGAAGATGATACTACTCATGGTTAA